agccgatgtgggaccttacaatggATTGTTCGCTAGCATGCAtaacgcgttttgacgagtgagtgtgggagGTTTCGGCTATTATTTCTATCGTCAAAGACAAAACTGCAAAATTTTGTGTGCCAAAGTAAACAATATCGTATTAGCAGATGATTTGGGCCGTTACAATATGGGCTAGAAAAGTTGGAGTTTCCAACTACTTCAAATGAAAGAATAATAATGTATgtgttatattatatatattcttattggttttggttgatgtgcataaatatttgttttattttctgaggCATTACTTAAAGAAGCAAACTATTATGAACTacttaaattattgaatttattaatttttgataaataaagcTGATTTTAAATGTATATATATCTACAATAATTAATGGATAGTTTTATGtaagatattaaaatttgtGACTCCATCTTATGCAAAACTCTAAGCAACTCTaagatattaaattttttataatgcaTGGCAGCTTGTAAATACAAGCTGTATTCTCCCATTTATTTAGTGTATATAAATTGGTAAAATTCTACAATCCAAGCTGTATCCCTTTCACAAAATTGATGGAGGTATCTGATCCCAAGAAATACACAATACATACAtggatatatatacatatatatatggaaacatattaataaaataattatacaagaatggctttttatttatatattgaaataatatttatatactgttatttatttgtataatttttatgaattatttatttgtataaatAGAAACATAAAACTCTAgttaaacaaatataaaatgcagacataataaaaaaataattaattcataaaGTCTATCATTTAACTATactatcaataaattttaacactaatatcaaaacaaataaccttaatcacaacactaatactaaaataaatcaaatagattaataaatttttagtaaaatttatttttatattaataatagtatataattaaaatataattaatttaaaaaataaaaaacaaaaattaaattaaattagatatttatatatctatataattaatatttatcacaaaaaatattaagaagtgTAATAGCTGAATCGTATATACGTAGAGGCTACTCTTATAGTATGAAaccatttatttatatataatatagtttaGAGAACGGCCTATTGTTAAAATAATGAATTCATCATTGATCATTGTATGTGATTATGTAATTCCAAATTAAAAAGGTTAACTCAAATACATTATGGTCCAAAACATGATTCATGTGTACTCTGAAAATtttaaaccaataaaaatagaaaactgaccaaaaaaattttgtgattAGGCTGATGTATTCTTTGTGtacttttattataattaattattattaatattaaattaataaaaaataatttaagtaacaaaattaaaagcaactaaaattaaaaattaatatatttttagtaaaagaaaatgattactattattattatacttttttttcgtttttgtaCTTAAGAgatgtataaattttatatttgtgcCAAGCCTTGAGTCTACACTTAAAATCTAATCAGCAATCAGGGTTTCCTCTGAATTCATATCAAGCCTTGATTGGGAGGGGATCCTGACAGCGGATTAGATTTTAAGTATAGAGTCAAGACTTggtacaaatataaaatttatacaagACTTGGCAAAAACGAAAGGGAagtataatgataataatagtaatcattttcttttactaaaaatatattgatttttaattttagttgtttttgattttgttatttagattattttttattaacttaatatTGATAGTAATTAACTATAGTAAGagtacataaagagtacataAGACCTAGGGATTTACATGCGTCGGATGAAATTGGGTTTGATGTGATCCAGACCCGATCCAAAATATGTACTGGACCCATTTTTGAGACCCGAACCCGACCTTAGACCCGATGAAACATATACCCTTTCGGGCCACAACTATATCGGATGAAAATCGGGTGAAAACCGCGTTAACATTATATTACCTTGATACCTTATTGTAAgttagcatgtaaaaatatccaaattttcaagactccaaccattatttgacatggtaaaattcacttaaaaaaatataacaagaaccaactcttctctaaaattaaagcataaccataatcaatactaatattgcctaataacaccaaatatttaaatcaatacaaataacataatattatgcattagtctaaagtcttatgcattttaaatataaaacattaacttatagtcttatatataatgattaataacacaaaatattaaggtttataatacttaaattccacataataatagccatcatccatcactaataatacACAATATTTATTGTGTATGGTGACCGAGCCACCGGGCCGATTTCGAGTGACCCGAGCTATGATCCgaacccgacccgaaataatgaccgggtctatttttgagatccttacccgaccctagacccgatgaaatcacaccaaattagctCCTAAAATGATCGGAATCGGGCCGGACCGGGCCATGCTCACCCCTAATAAGAccaattacattttttttattttctatttttattggtttaaaattttgagaatacatgtgaattatgttttggatcATAATGTACTTtgagttagtttttttttttaatttggaattACATAATCACATACAATgataaattcattattttaacAGTTGGCGGTTTTCtaaactatattatatataaataaatggtTTCATATTATTAGGAAAAAGAAATGCATCCCTTATTTATGTACCCCATAGTCAACTATGCAAATAAGATATGTatttaataaatcaattatttcaTCTCATTTCATTAGTACAACCATAATAAAACACTAACATGAGATTACCAAAACAATAAACAGTTCATAAATGTGAAGTTGTTGTGATTAATCAGATAATGATAAAACAAAAAGGGTTCGTATCCAACAATATGAACCAAAccaaaacaaatcaaaacaaaaataatatgatcAAATATAATAAGATCATGATCATAACTGTAACGAAAAGAAATTCAGGTATATATAAGCAAGTTGCCAATGATTCAAATACgtatatcttttcaaaaataaatgatTGCATATAAAAAGAAGAGATGACACTCAAATTAGTTGAGCAAGTCAATTTATCCGGTAAACTACTGGGAGTTCATGTAGCCCATGCCGGATTAATAGTATTCTGGGCCGGAGCAATGAACCTATTTAAAGTGGCTCATTTTGTACCCGAAAAGTCCATGTACGAGCAAGGCTTAATTTTACTTCCCCATCTAGCAAGGCTTAATTTTCCTCTTTTCGGATGGTAAACaagggcttgtttgggtgaatttctaagaaaatatcttttttcgagttatctttttttaaaagatcttatggaaaagtaaaagtaattttatgtttgggtatctcatgtaaaaagatctttttatttatcaattatgtttgagtataacaatataaaagtactttttgtttatttattatatgaaaaacatctttttttttttaaagaaaaaagatcttttagaaaaagatgtaaattacagcttctcaaaaaagatgtttttctgatttttttagtgtttttacttttactactagaaatttgtcaaacacactaaaaaataaatttttttttatcaaaataataacgCCCAAACAATCACTAAATTGTTGCtactttttggaaaaaaattttcaaagtaatattcataataatagaaaaaaaacaaagcCCACGTGAAATTGGACTAATAAATATGACTTTgttttgtcttcttcttcatactTTCTTTGTTACTTGCATCTCTTTACACAAATGTTTGGCTAATCAAAATTACTATGTGGACAAAAAAAGATTAAACACTATGtatatgtatttatgtataaatatatatgtttaatttatttttaatatttttttttatattttaacatatattttatacaaatatttaatttaatgactaattttttatgtaaacgTAGCATGGTTGTTACgaaatgtaattttttcttaacttgcaattataatttataaatacatCAAGagacaaaagaaataaattaatactATCATTGCCATACATTAATAATAACTATTACTTCTAGCATAATAGAGTGATTTAATTTATACACCAAATTATGACAATTGACAAGGCCAAACTAAATTGAACAATTGAACTCATACAAGTGTAACAAAGTTTGCAACTAAGAACAATAATATGTCTCAGATCATAATATTACACTTGTTAGGAAGCAAACCATAGTCATGGAGTTACCAAGTTGAAGTAACTAACACAATAAGAAATATTCAATACTCAGAAGAAATCCAAATGGACAGAGTCATAGATTTCCAGACACTTTCCAGAGTGCTTCTTTGATCATTCCCAGCGGCGCAGTCGCCGTGCCTCGAAACTGAAACAATTTCATAAAAGAATTCATTCAAACTTCACAAGAAAATTATTGAAGGAGGAAGgtaagaaacaaagaaaatagaattctCAATAAAtggtttagtttaattattctgaaTGTCACTGAATTTTGTTATCAAGTTCTTATATTGTACAACGATTTATACAATGTAAGAACTTGATTACAAGTTttgacttaattgaaaattgaataaaattatagaatctATGACAACAAACCTTGGATTTAAGTGTCAATGTAAGAACACCTTCAGTTGTTGATGACTCAACTGAGTAAGCATCCAAGTGCAGATTGTTAATAGCATCCATGATATCATGCAATATATATTCTCTATAAGGACATTGCATCTCAATCAAAACCTCTTGCTCCTTCATGTTAACCTTCACATCCAATGGCTTATTATTATCTTCTTTAGACACAACAAATCTGTCTATTTCTTCTATGTTTTTTTCATCAATGTCACAAGcctttctcttgttcatcatccAGGGCTTCCTCATTCCCTTATTGTAAACCTTTCTGGCTTCATAGTTATCTGATATCTGCTCTAGCATATCTGGACATTTTCTTTTGGTTCTCGCTTCTGAATCCGCCATGTCCATGTAAGATTCTAGTTCTTCCACTCTTGTCTCAAGCTCTTTCAAGTACTTAATTGTGTCACCTAGGATCGAAATCTTCTCCACCTGTATGCAGTGACAAATCCAGAAAATTTTGATAACGGAGGCAAACATAATAAGATAATGGGATTAATGTATTTATAAATCTATATACTTCATAAAGAGGATATTTTTCTATGTTTACAAAGTGACCTCATGAAatacttcaatttcaatatgtTTTAGATGAATTGGCTCCTTTACAAATTACAAATCATTGCAATCCCATACACAAATCAAATTTTAGATGAGAATTGTAGCATGCAATTTCGAAGCTATATAGTTCAAATCCAATAACATTGATTTTAAGAGTATGAAAACAAAGTACCTCACTTATAGGATGAGGAATTGAAGACTTGAGAATCTTAAAGTTTCCAGTTTCTCTTATTTTATCAGATAGGACATTTTCCCTGAACTTGTCATCAGCATTTTCCAATCTATTAGTCCATTCTTTTGTCTCATTTTCTTTCATTGATTTGATAGATGAGAAACTCCTATGCATAAGAGGGACAGTAAACAGAGTCTTCTTCAACAAGCTTTGCTCCAACCGCAGCCGATTTTGCTCACAGATTCCTcctttcttccatttcacgaAACTTGATTTGCAATTTGAGTTACTAGCATACGGATTCTGCTTGAAAGCCGATGATCTCCCAAGAAGAGCAGAGAGTATTCTTGTGTAGCTCAAGTGTTCATCACTTGCTGCTGCATCCAATGAACTTCTATTCAAATGATTGAAGCTTTGAATTCCCCTGATTAGTTGAACATCCTTTGAAGCCTTTCCCCGGTTCTCGGACGCCTCGGATAGACAATCACAAGAACTCAGGGAATCAGGTGCACCATTGCTCAaggcatcatcatcatccatgaAATGAACTTGAGAAGAAGGCCCTCCATTATTGATTGCCTCAACCATCGATTCTCCAACACGGCAGTTGTGCTCGCAACCATTAGAACATCCATCAGGAGAATCCATGTTGGAATCTTCTTGCAGTTCCTTGATAGGATCTTGATCAAGCTTGATTTCTTCAGCTGGGGAACATGAGTACTCCAAAACCTTTGTGTCAACCAAAACATGTTCACCATTGGAGCATGGTTGAAGTTTGTCATCATCAGGCTTGTTGAGTGCTGATGAAGATTTATCAGAGCAAATAGGCTTTGAGAATTCCAAGAGACAAGCCTTCACATGTTGAATAAGATTAGGGTCCTCTGGCACCTAATTAATCATAATCCACATTTAGAACTAACactgaaaagaaaatgaaaccagaatcatgaagaaaacaatgaaaaattttaCCAGTTCAGTTGTACCAATCTCAATAACACCCCCTAGATAGGGAAAGCACACCACAGTCTGAAAAACAGGTTTGAAACACAGTATGAACATTGAGATCTTTGTTACTGCCATAATGTAATGATCAGAAAGTATCTCCTTTTGCTTTTGATACCAACTCTTTTGGTTGAGAAGACATAAATGACTATCTAATATCACAAATTACAAGTATGTTTCTCTTCTTTAAAAGCTCTCtataaccataaatttttaatctCTATTGAGAGAATGTAACACAAACCTGAATTGATGCACTCTGGGGAGTGGGCACAGCAATTGACACCAATGTCCAGATCAAAGAATTGTTAAGATGAAGAAAGTCACATGTGTCACAACAATTAAAAGCAAAAAACAcaaatgataaatttataaGGGTAAGTTCCAACCTTTGCAAGTAAAGAACGAGAGAAAACTTTACTATCTGCATATTGAGCATTGCATAACCATATCGTTTCGCCGATTTCTAGTGCTCTACCAGGCAAACTGTGTAACAAGAAGGAAAATTGAAGATCTATGATAGTGAAACAtagtaaacaaaaaatttacataTTAACTACAAGAACTTTGACAGAAAGGAATAATACATGTTGGTCTGTTTTCTTACAGCTAAATATTCTATATAACCAAAAAAGGTGAAATCAATCTTTCTTAGAAGTTACTGTATCTTTGGGTTTTTGATTGTGTTTAGAGTCCCTAATTAATGTGAGTTCATCCAAACAGtctcaataaattaaaaaaaaggagaagaagatgatATACCTTTGATTAGGATAGAACACAAAGGACATGCAAACCAAATAATACCACTCAGAATCTGAAAGATCCTCAGGAGACAATGCAGCTGAAGGCCTTTTTGTTTGTGGATCAGATTCACCAACAAGAAGGAACTTGTACAGTTCCTTCAGCTGCTCACTCCTCTGAACTCCAATTTTGTCATTCTTGATCTCCATTGTTGTTTGCACTGTCTTCATTGTCTTAATGTCTCCATTGTAGTACCCTTCCCTCCATTCCAGCACTCTATATGTGTTCAATCATCACATTGTTCACATTAACATAAGTTTAAGTATCAAAGTAGCTTAGCAAGTTTGCCTTATGTTTCAGTAATCTCAGTGGAAATTTCTGTAATGGATATGAATCAAGTTTCATTTGGTTACATTGTTTCCTTCTTGTAACTCAAGatcaattttctttctttcctcctAAAATCTACTCATCAAACTCTGTTGTTTCACTTTACTATCTATTTATGAAGAGGAAAAAAAGtagaagtaaaagtaaaaaataaaataaaacaacataAAATTCATTTTACATGATATATGAAGCATCAACATCATTCTTTTTTTATCCCTGCATAATGAAAGCATTATGTATGTCTCAAAAAGTTCTCATAAGACAACCGCTTCATGAAACTAAAGACACATGATCATCATATACACAAGACTCATAAGAATAAACATTACCAAAACAGAAACTTCATGTCATGAGAGAAAAGTggcattattttttgtattctaagaattttttttttctaattgattACCCTTCTTGGGTTGTTGAAGGTGCCCAGAAAATTCCATAACTCCATTGAACACTTCTTACTGCCACAGCTAACTGTGTACTCAAACTCTTCTGCATCTTCTCATGTTTTGGACTCCAAGAAGAAGCCATGGCCTTAAAAACAACTCAAATGTCATAAAAAACCTGCACCTTCATGCAATGATTACTTCCATTTTGGTATCATATAAAGGAatcaatagaaaaataaataaataaaaagaacaatttCAACagtacaaaaaaatttaaaaacagcTGAATACAAAGTACACACCCCACAGATGAAAACAACTTTAGCTCACTGAATTTACCATGTGACTGTGGAGTGTTGTTGTTAAACTTTATGCAAAAAATGTTGAAACCAACACTGCCACATTGAAACGAAGGGAATCAGTTTAcaatttcttctatttttaagtctaaggtggtggtggtggcaaCAGTAATTGAAGAATCTAAAGTGTTGTACTATAATTTATTTCACTCAGAATATATGTGCATAATGCATGTGTGGCATTTTGCTTATCATTACACTGCTTTCTTGACCGTACTGAAATCATTAGaatctcacacacacacacacacatacattcATAGTGAAATTTTAACAAACACCTATCGTGCAGATTAGGTTCACTACATAATTGCCTTTTGTGTCTTCTCATAGCTAATTTTTCTTCTGTGCAAAACTTTCTACTTAATAACATGGAGTTTAGTTTTGATGTAATGTAACATAAGTGGTATTTTTTAGAAGGaacattaattttgataaaactaTGTTGTCTATACTTAAATAGGTGTCTTTATAGTACTAGTTGTGTCTTGTGTGGACCAAAAAAAATAGTACTAATTGTTAATAAAAGTACAAATCTCTTATTTATAAAGCTTTCTAGGACAAATTAACTTGGGTTGATCGAATTATCAACTTAAACGAGTGTTTGAAGTTTAAATCTCACTTTGTGTATGCAGTAACTTATTAGTTAGTAAACTTAATAAAAAACCTTTTAAGGACAATAAAATATTGAATCAAATACATTTGAGTTGTTgactcaaaaaaattattgcctTTGGATTAACCAAGACATTTAATATAATTAgcattagtttatttttttaaacatctAACTAAAGATAGGGTCGTTAAAATCAGCCAAATCCATCAGACCAGTTCGTTTATTCATTTAAATGGGTAAATTTTAGCTCTAAAATTAAGTCTGTTTAAATTTCGGATTAAATGGACTGAACCTGATTAAGCAAAAAAAATGATGGGTTAAACGAGTTAGTCCGCGgtctgtttatttttttttacattttttccaaaaaaatatcacttttagtcgatattttttttatttgattcgaAAATTCAAtccatcaaataaaaaatactatttatttaaaatttttaacctaaaaataatattttttgtcaaaatattttttaaaaaataaaataaaatagtaaacaaGTCATTTCATTTAACCCATCAAACTGATTATAAATAATTcgaactaaaaaattataatttgcgAATAAAACAGGCTTAAACGTGCCGGGCCTAAATGGCCGGACCGGTTCGTTGACAGCCTTAACTAAAGGTTGTTATTACCAAATACAGTTAATTTGGAGAACTAAactcattaaaataaaataataaattatgtttttgTCATTTGGGGTTTTTTCATGTTAATGgctttatattttgtaaatattatttttcattgttaGTTGTTTTGTCATTTGGCCCACTCAAAGATTGAACACTCTCTGGAAAGCTCTGCATTGCATTGCAGTGCAGTTGCCAGTTTATTTGTCTTTAAATGCTTTTTCATCATGACcaaatacttttatttatttatttattcattattctTTGATATCAATTTTGATGACAAGCTAAGATACTTATTCATATTGGTAAAAATTCGTTTCATAATTCTCATTTGGAGAGTGAAAAAGGCAGATAAGattaaatgaaaacaaaatttaataaaataatgtaaataatacttTAAACCTATTTCCTTCCTAACAGTCGACTCTTTTTTGAgataatagtattttttaaaaaaaattacgggaaaaatgtttataattaagatttgataaaataagattaaataaGTGGTTAGTCATTATAAAATGTAAGATTTTTTTGCTTTAGTTATTActgttaatttatttattaaatgctAATACATTAAggtaaatttttactttaaactttaaatttaaacatttaaCCTATCatgttaatatttaataaaataaattaataaccaaGATAAAAACCAAGAGACTCTAATTTGCTTGTaccaaaattaagaaaaatatattttatgaagaagaaat
This sequence is a window from Arachis duranensis cultivar V14167 chromosome 2, aradu.V14167.gnm2.J7QH, whole genome shotgun sequence. Protein-coding genes within it:
- the LOC107472380 gene encoding transcription factor EGL1 isoform X2 — translated: MAMASSWSPKHEKMQKSLSTQLAVAVRSVQWSYGIFWAPSTTQEGVLEWREGYYNGDIKTMKTVQTTMEIKNDKIGVQRSEQLKELYKFLLVGESDPQTKRPSAALSPEDLSDSEWYYLVCMSFVFYPNQSLPGRALEIGETIWLCNAQYADSKVFSRSLLAKSASIQTVVCFPYLGGVIEIGTTELVPEDPNLIQHVKACLLEFSKPICSDKSSSALNKPDDDKLQPCSNGEHVLVDTKVLEYSCSPAEEIKLDQDPIKELQEDSNMDSPDGCSNGCEHNCRVGESMVEAINNGGPSSQVHFMDDDDALSNGAPDSLSSCDCLSEASENRGKASKDVQLIRGIQSFNHLNRSSLDAAASDEHLSYTRILSALLGRSSAFKQNPYASNSNCKSSFVKWKKGGICEQNRLRLEQSLLKKTLFTVPLMHRSFSSIKSMKENETKEWTNRLENADDKFRENVLSDKIRETGNFKILKSSIPHPISEVEKISILGDTIKYLKELETRVEELESYMDMADSEARTKRKCPDMLEQISDNYEARKVYNKGMRKPWMMNKRKACDIDEKNIEEIDRFVVSKEDNNKPLDVKVNMKEQEVLIEMQCPYREYILHDIMDAINNLHLDAYSVESSTTEGVLTLTLKSKFRGTATAPLGMIKEALWKVSGNL
- the LOC107472380 gene encoding transcription factor EGL1 isoform X1, which translates into the protein MASSWSPKHEKMQKSLSTQLAVAVRSVQWSYGIFWAPSTTQEGVLEWREGYYNGDIKTMKTVQTTMEIKNDKIGVQRSEQLKELYKFLLVGESDPQTKRPSAALSPEDLSDSEWYYLVCMSFVFYPNQSLPGRALEIGETIWLCNAQYADSKVFSRSLLAKSASIQTVVCFPYLGGVIEIGTTELVPEDPNLIQHVKACLLEFSKPICSDKSSSALNKPDDDKLQPCSNGEHVLVDTKVLEYSCSPAEEIKLDQDPIKELQEDSNMDSPDGCSNGCEHNCRVGESMVEAINNGGPSSQVHFMDDDDALSNGAPDSLSSCDCLSEASENRGKASKDVQLIRGIQSFNHLNRSSLDAAASDEHLSYTRILSALLGRSSAFKQNPYASNSNCKSSFVKWKKGGICEQNRLRLEQSLLKKTLFTVPLMHRSFSSIKSMKENETKEWTNRLENADDKFRENVLSDKIRETGNFKILKSSIPHPISEVEKISILGDTIKYLKELETRVEELESYMDMADSEARTKRKCPDMLEQISDNYEARKVYNKGMRKPWMMNKRKACDIDEKNIEEIDRFVVSKEDNNKPLDVKVNMKEQEVLIEMQCPYREYILHDIMDAINNLHLDAYSVESSTTEGVLTLTLKSKFRGTATAPLGMIKEALWKVSGNL